In Sorghum bicolor cultivar BTx623 chromosome 8, Sorghum_bicolor_NCBIv3, whole genome shotgun sequence, one genomic interval encodes:
- the LOC8084760 gene encoding putative disease resistance RPP13-like protein 3, producing MSGTMVSASTGAMNSLLGKLTTLMGKEYGKLKGVHKEMKSLEEEFRSMKALLEKLADMDDLDAPAKEWRNQVRHMSYDIEDCIDDFIHHFEKNDATKGLVKKTARLLKKLRVRHQIASKIQEIKIRVEEISKRRMRYKLDDYTSKPSYVPVDPRVLSIYAEAAGLVGIDVPTVELTALLMGEEQDLRVASIVGFGGLGKTTLANQVYRKLEGNFKCRAFVTVSQKPDILKLLNKILIQIGGSVSHTSELDDLLKKITEQLQDKRYFIVIDDLWDSSTWNVIKCAFPANNCGSRVLTTTRIYSIAFACCCYSQHYVYNMRPLGEQDSIKLFFSRIFGSSDACLDVFEEFSADILKRCGGLPLAIISIASLLAGQSKMAWEYVWSSLGSMFKGNPCLEDMKHILDLSYRNLPHHLKTCLLYVGMYPEDSIINKDDLVRQWIAEGFVSRIHGLDEDVVAGSYFNELMNMSMIQPVNTDYNGEVLSCKVHDIMLDLITVKSAEENFFDIIDGPQATMSSHKKVRRASIQYNGAGHDVALTTLNGSLCQVRSVVAFTRVLLPSFQECKYLRVLFVEFKEARTHKMDLTSICGLFLLRYLKIVTDGDLELPNQFWGLQYLDTMVLESPMKLYIPSDIVRLCRLLHLIVPGGMVFQDGIGSLKFLRTLQEFDFSRSSLESFQSLDKLTNLRDLQLYYDRLDMDEMTMEALYTLLEGLPHCSNLKSFVINSHIRYFDWLSRLSGFPCHIQRLHLWGLWFPRIPKWISQLHDLYNLELVVQEVVPNNRSFALPCTPLVGDQTRTRGNNCHPQHIRHCRRISSSQAPQVLLS from the exons ATGTCTGGAACCATGGTGAGTGCCTCCACTGGTGCTATGAACTCCCTCCTTGGTAAACTCACCACACTGATGGGTAAGGAGTATGGCAAGCTCAAAGGGGTCCATAAGGAGATGAAATCTCTGGAGGAAGAATTCAGAAGCATGAAGGCCCTTCTTGAGAAGTTGGCAGATATGGATGACCTCGATGCTCCAGCCAAGGAGTGGAGGAACCAAGTgagacatatgtcatatgacaTCGAAGACTGCATTGATGACTTCATACACCACTTTGAAAAGAATGATGCAACTAAAGGGTTGGTGAAGAAGACTGCTAGGCTTCTAAAGAAGTTGAGAGTGCGCCATCAGATTGCCAGCAAGATCCAGGAGATCAAGATTCGTGTGGAAGAGATAAGCAAACGACGAATGAGGTACAAGCTTGATGACTACACCTCCAAGCCTAGTTATGTGCCTGTTGATCCACGTGTATTGTCAATCTATGCGGAGGCTGCTGGCCTTGTGGGTATCGATGTCCCAACTGTTGAGCTTACTGCACTGCTCATGGGCGAAGAACAAGATTTGAGGGTGGCTTCTATTGTTGGATTTGGGGGCCTGGGCAAAACCACACTTGCTAATCAAGTTTACCGCAAGCTTGAAGGGAATTTTAAGTGCCGTGCATTCGTAACAGTGTCTCAAAAACCTGACATACTGAAGCTTCTCAATAAAATACTAATACAAATTGGTGGCTCTGTCTCTCACACCAGCGAGTTGGATGACCTTCTCAAGAAGATCACAGAACAACTGCAGGATAAGAG GTATTTCATTGTGATCGATGATTTATGGGATTCCTCAACCTGGAATGTTATCAAATGTGCTTTCCCAGCAAATAATTGTGGTAGTAGAGTACTGACAACTACAAGGATTTATTCTATTGCTTTTGCCTGTTGCTGTTATAGTCAACATTATGTTTATAACATGAGGCCACTTGGTGAGCAAGACTCAATAAAGCTATTTTTTAGTAGAATATTTGGCTCCAGTGATGCTTGCCTTGACGTATTTGAAGAGTTTTCAGCTGATATTCTAAAAAGATGTGGTGGTTTGCCACTCGCCATTATCAGTATAGCTAGCCTTCTAGCTGGTCAATCGAAGATGGCATGGGAGTATGTATGGAGTTCTCTGGGCTCCATGTTCAAAGGGAATCCTTGTCTAGAAGACATGAAGCACATACTGGACCTTAGCTACAGAAATCTTCCTCACCATCTTAAGACATGCTTGTTATATGTTGGTATGTATCCAGAGGACTCTATCATTAATAAGGATGATTTGGTGAGGCAATGGATAGCCGAAGGCTTCGTGAGTAGAATCCATGGGCTAGATGAAGATGTTGTTGCTGGAAGCTACTTCAATGAGTTAATGAATATGAGCATGATTCAACCTGTGAACACAGACTATAACGGTGAGGTGTTGTCCTGCAAAGTACATGATATAATGCTTGATCTAATCACAGTCAAGTCTGCAGAAGAGAACTTCTTTGATATAATAGATGGTCCTCAGGCCACAATGTCATCACACAAGAAGGTCCGTCGAGCCTCCATCCAATACAATGGTGCAGGGCATGATGTGGCACTAACAACATTAAATGGATCACTCTGTCAGGTTCGATCTGTGGTGGCTTTCACAAGGGTTTTGCTACCATCATTTCAGGAGTGCAAGTATCTCCGAGTTCTATTTGTTGAATTTAAGGAAGCTCGTACACACAAAATGGACCTTACCAGTATTTGTGGATTATTTCTACTGAGATATTTAAAGATTGTAACTGATGGCGACTTAGAGCTTCCTAATCAATTTTGGGGTCTACAGTATTTGGATACTATGGTTCTCGAGAGTCCGATGAAATTATATATTCCATCAGATATTGTTCGCTTGTGCCGGTTATTACATTTGATTGTTCCAGGTGGTATGGTTTTTCAGGATGGGATTGGCAGCTTGAAATTCCTGCGTACCCTGCAGGAGTTTGATTTCTCAAGAAGCTCGCTGGAAAGTTTTCAGTCTCTTGACAAGCTGACCAACTTAAGAGATCTTCAACTCTATTATGATCGTTTAGACATGGATGAAATGACCATGGAAGCCTTGTACACTTTGCTTGAAGGACTTCCCCACTGCAGCAACCTCAAGAGCTTTGTTATCAACAGTCATATACGTTACTTTGATTGGCTCAGCAGATTGTCTGGTTTCCCGTGCCATATTCAACGGCTCCATCTTTGGGGTCTCTGGTTTCCCAGGATCCCCAAGTGGATATCTCAGCTCCATGACCTCTACAACTTGGAGCTTGTGGTACAAGAGGTGGTGCCCAACAATCGCAGCTTTGCCCTCCCTTGTACACCTCTGGTTGGTGATCAAACAAGAACCAGAGGGAacaattgtcatccccagcacatCCGGCACTGTCGTCGCATTTCCAGCTCTCAAGCACCTCAAGTTTTGCTGTCCTAA